One segment of Carya illinoinensis cultivar Pawnee chromosome 13, C.illinoinensisPawnee_v1, whole genome shotgun sequence DNA contains the following:
- the LOC122291162 gene encoding extensin-2-like, with amino-acid sequence MSPPSPSPPPPYVYKSPLPPQPLPSPPYVCKSPLPPSPSPPPPFIYKSPPPPSPSPPPPYIYKSTPLPSPSPPPLYVYKSPPPPPPSPPPPSPSPPPPYVHKSPPPPSPSPPPPHVYKSPPPSSPSPPPPYVYKSPPPSSPSPPPPYVYKSPLPPSPSPPPSYVYKSPPPPSPFPQPPNVCKSPPPPSPSPPPPYLYTSPPPPSPSPPPPYIYTPPPPPSPSPPPPYIYKFPPPPSLSHPPSYI; translated from the exons ATGT CCCCTCCATCTCCCTCTCCACCTCCACCCTATGTGTATAAATCACCACTGCCTCCACAGCCGTTGCCCTCACCACCCTATGTTTGTAAGTCTCCGCTGCCTCCTTCACCATCCCCTCCACCACCTTTCATTTACAAGTCTCCTCCTCCACCATCGCCATCACCTCCTCCACcttatatttataaatctaCACCTCTCCCATCTCCCTCACCTCCTCCTCTATATGTCTACAagtcaccaccaccaccacctccatcaccaccaccaccatctccaTCACCTCCGCCTCCATATGTTCACAAGTCCCCTCCACCTCCTTCACCATCACCTCCTCCTCCGCATGTCTACAAGTCTCCACCACCATCTTCACCATCTCCTCCACCTCCCTATGTTTATAAATCTCCACCACCATCATCTCCATCACCTCCACCTCCATATGTCTACAAATCGCCACTGCCTCCATCACCATCACCTCCTCCTTCGTATGTCTATAAGTCTCCACCACCACCTTCACCATTTCCTCAACCTCCTAATGTTTGTAaatctccaccaccaccatctccaTCACCTCCTCCTCCATATCTCTACACGTCTCCACCACCGCCCTCACCGTCCCCTCCACCTCCTTACATTtacacaccaccaccaccaccatctccaTCACCTCCTCCTCCCTATATCTACaagtttccaccaccaccctcaCTATCTCATCCACCTTCTTACATTTAA
- the LOC122292437 gene encoding proline-rich protein 36-like isoform X2: MYLNIFSRLCGTFQVLARKMANLWLYLFYALGLFLLATNVVAAIDEPNFVHSPPTNQIRRPPIKVPNLPPAFHNHRQPPPLSPYYKKSPPPPPSHRKSPPPPSPSRRKSPPPPPPYYKKSPPPPPSRRKSPPPPPPYYKRSPPPPPSRRKSPPPPPPYYKKSPPPPPPRHQHHKSPPPPPPYNNNSPPPPPPHNSQMSPPPPMPNSQNSPPPPQLDNQKSPPPPYVSKSPPPPSSSPPPLSPPTPTPSSSPSSSPSPSSEPPLPTSPSSFPPIPLSPSPSSPISFLPPPSPSPSLSPSSPPLPGTEPLLPPYPSPFPSTPLSPNPSSSLSPSTFSLPPPSPSISPSPVNEPLPPPSPSPSPSPSSSPLPNKEPLLPPSLSPISYTPLSPTPSSSLPPSTFPLPPPSLSPSISPSPINEPPPPPSPSPSPSPSSSPLPGIEPLLPPSPSPFSSTPISPNPSSSLSPSLPPLSPSLSPSPVYEPLPSPSSSPSPSPFTSPSTPPSSSSYPSPSTSPLLPPSSSPSPSIEAPLIPSPSPLSSTPPSTPISPNPSSSLSPSLPPLSPSLSPSPVYEPLPSPSSSPSPSPFTSPSTPPSSSSYPPPSTSPLLPPSSSPSPSIEAPLIPSPSPLSSTPPSTPISPNPSSSLSPSLPPLPPSLSLSPVYEPLPSPSSSPSPSPFTSSSTPPSSSSYPPPSTSPLLPPSSSPSPSIEAPLIPSPSPLSSTPPSTPISPNPSSSLSPSLPPLSPSLSPSPVYEPLPSPSSSPSPSPFTSPSTPPSSSSYPPTSTSPLLSPSSSPSPSIEAPLIPSPSPLSSPPPSTPISPNPSSSLSPSLPPLSPSLSPSPVYEPLPSPSSSPSPSPFTSPSTPPSSSSYPPPSTSPLLPPSSSPSPSIEAPLIPSPSPLSSTPPSTPISPNPSSSLSPSLPPLSPSLSPSPVYEPLPSPSSSPSPSLSPFTSPSTPPSSSSYPPPSTSPLLPPSSSPSPSIEAPLIPSPSPLSSTPPSTPISPNPSSSLSPSLPPLSPSLSPSPVYEPLPSPSASPSLSPFTSPSTPPSSSSYPPPSTSPLLPPSSSPSPSIEAPLIPSPSPLSSTPPSTPISPNPSSSLSPSLPPLSPSLSPSPIYKPLPSPSASLSPSPFTSPSTPPSSSSYPPPSTSPLLPPSSSTSPSIEVPLIPSPSPLSSTPISPNPSSSLSPSLTPLSPSPSLSPSSVYEPLPPPSPSPFTSPFPSIPPSSSSYPPPSTSPLLPPSSSPSSPHFPSLSPSSSPSSPKPPYLSPSSFTPPVNEPIPAHSPSLSSSPSPSPSAAPSLPPFPSPSQVLSPSPSQVNESQLQPSPSPSPSSSPSPSPSSSVTPLPPPLPSQSPSSSTSPSLSPSPSPSISTSPSLPSSPSPSPLKAPSPYIHQSPSPPPRSSPPPLQSPPPPPPSPPPPSYKSPPPPPPSPLSPPYKSPPLPPPSPFPPSYKPPRPHKPSPHPPRYKSPPPPTPSPPPPRYKSPPPPKPSPPPPRYKSPPPPKPSPPPPRYKSPPPPKPSPPPPRYKSPPPPKPSPPPPQHKSPPPPKPSPPPPRYKSPPPPKPSPPPPRYKSPPPPKPSPPPPRYKSPPPPKPSPPPPGYKSPPPPKPSPPPPRYKSPPPPSPSPPPPRYKSPPPPSGSSPRT, translated from the exons ATGTACTTGAATATATTCTCAAGGCTTTGTGGGACTTTTCAAGTGTTGGCTCGAAAAATGGCCAATCTATGGCTTTACCTCTTCTATGCATTGGGATTGTTCTTGTTAGCCACCAATGTAGTAGCAGCCATTGACGAGCCTAACTTCGTCCACTCTCCACCCACTAACCAAATAAGACGGCCACCAATAAAGGTCCCAAACCTGCCACCAGCATTCCACAATCATAGACAACCACCTCCACTATCACCATATTACAAGAAgtctcctccaccaccaccaagtCATCGTAAATCCCCACCTCCGCCATCACCAAGTCGTCGTAAATCCCCACCACCCCCACCACCATACTATAAGAAGtctcctcctccaccaccaAGTCGTCGGAAATCCccaccacctccaccaccatACTACAAGAGGtctcctcctccaccaccaAGTCGTCGTAAATCCCCGCCACCTCCACCACCATACTACAAGaagtctcctcctcctccgcCACCACGCCATCAACATCATAAGTCtccaccacctccaccaccatACAACAATAATTcgcctccaccaccaccaccacataATTCCCAAATGTCCCCACCACCACCAATGCCAAACTCTCAAAACTCCCCTCCTCCACCACAGCTAGACAACCAAAAGTCTCCGCCTCCTCCTTATGTTTCTAAATCTCCTCCTCCACCATCATCATCACCTCCCCCTCTTTCACCACCAACACCAACTCCATCGTCATCTCCATCCTCATCTCCATCACCTAGTAGTGAACCACCATTACCAACTTCTCCATCTTCATTCCCACCCATACCTCTATCTCCATCTCCATCCTCACCTATATCCTTCTTGCCACCACCGTCTCCATCTCCTTCCCTGTCACCATCTTCACCTCCATTACCGGGAACCGAACCACTACTACCACCTTATCCATCTCCGTTCCCATCCACACCTCTATCTCCAAATCCATCTTCATCCTTATCTCCATCTACATTCTCACTACCACCACCATCTCCATCTATATCTCCATCACCTGTCAATGAACCACTGCCACCACCTTCGCCATCTCCTTCCCCCTCACCATCTTCATCCCCATTACCAAACAAGGAACCACTACTACCACCTTCTCTATCTCCAATCTCATATACACCTCTATCTCCAACTCCATCTTCTTCCTTACCTCCATCTACATTCCCACTACCACCACCATCTCTATCTCCATCTATATCCCCATCACCTATCAATGAGCCACCGCCACCACCTTCTCCATCTCCTTCCCCCTCACCATCTTCATCCCCATTACCTGGCATCGAACCACTCCTACCACCTTCTCCATCTCCATTCTCATCCACACCTATATCTCCAAATCCATCTTCTTCTCTATCCCCATCGCTACCACCATTGTCACCATCTTTATCCCCATCACCTGTCTATGAGCCATTACCATCACCTTCttcatctccatctccatctccttTCACATCCCCATCCAcacctccatcttcttcttcatatccATCCCCATCCACATCTCCACTACTACCACCTTCTTCATCCCCATCACCTAGCATTGAAGCACCTCTAATACCTTCTCCATCTCCATTATCGTCCACACCACCATCCACACCTATATCTCCAAATCCATCTTCTTCTCTATCCCCATCGCTACCACCATTGTCACCATCTTTATCCCCATCACCTGTCTATGAGCCATTACCATCACCTTCttcatctccatctccatctccttTCACATCCCCATCCAcacctccatcttcttcttcatatccACCCCCATCCACATCTCCACTACTACCACCTTCTTCATCCCCATCACCTAGCATTGAAGCACCTCTAATACCTTCTCCATCTCCATTATCTTCCACACCACCATCCACACCTATATCTCCAAATCCATCTTCTTCTCTATCCCCATCGCTACCACCATTGCCACCATCTTTATCCCTATCACCTGTCTATGAGCCATTACCATCACCTTCttcatctccatctccatctccttTCACATCCTCATCCAcacctccatcttcttcttcatatccACCCCCATCCACATCTCCACTACTACCACCTTCTTCATCCCCATCACCTAGCATTGAAGCACCTCTAATACCTTCTCCATCTCCATTATCGTCCACACCACCATCCACACCTATATCTCCAAATCCATCTTCTTCTCTATCCCCATCGCTACCACCATTGTCACCATCTTTATCCCCATCACCTGTCTATGAGCCATTACCATCACCTTCttcatctccatctccatctccttTCACATCCCCATCCAcacctccatcttcttcttcatatccACCCACATCCACATCTCCACTACTATCACCTTCTTCATCCCCATCACCTAGCATTGAAGCACCTCTAATACCTTCTCCATCTCCATTATCGTCCCCACCACCATCCACACCTATATCTCCAAATCCATCTTCTTCTCTATCCCCATCGCTACCACCATTGTCACCATCTTTATCCCCATCACCTGTCTATGAGCCATTACCATCACCTTCttcatctccatctccatctccttTCACATCCCCATCCAcacctccatcttcttcttcatatccACCCCCATCCACATCTCCACTACTACCACCTTCTTCATCCCCATCACCTAGCATTGAAGCACCGCTAATACCTTCTCCATCTCCATTATCGTCCACACCACCATCCACACCTATATCTCCAAATCCATCTTCTTCTCTATCCCCATCACTACCACCATTGTCACCATCTTTATCCCCATCACCTGTCTATGAGCCATTACCATCACCTTCttcatctccatctccatctctaTCTCCTTTCACATCCCCATCCAcacctccatcttcttcttcatatccACCCCCATCCACATCTCCACTACTACCACCTTCTTCATCCCCATCACCTAGCATTGAAGCACCTCTAATACCTTCTCCATCTCCATTATCATCCACACCACCATCCACACCTATATCTCCAAATCCATCTTCTTCTCTATCCCCATCGCTACCACCATTGTCACCATCTTTATCCCCATCACCTGTCTATGAGCCATTACCATCACCTTCTGCATCTCCATCTCTATCTCCTTTCACATCCCCATCCAcacctccatcttcttcttcatatccACCCCCATCCACATCTCCACTACTACCACCTTCTTCATCCCCATCACCTAGCATTGAAGCACCTCTAATACCTTCTCCATCTCCATTATCATCCACACCACCATCCACACCTATATCTCCAAATCCATCTTCTTCTCTATCCCCATCGCTACCACCATTGTCACCATCTTTATCCCCATCACCTATCTATAAGCCATTACCATCACCTTCTGCATCTCTATCTCCATCTCCTTTCACATCCCCATCCACACCTccgtcttcttcttcatatccACCCCCATCCACATCTCCACTACTACCACCTTCTTCATCCACATCACCTAGCATTGAAGTACCTCTAATACCTTCTCCTTCTCCATTATCATCCACACCTATATCTCCAAATCCGTCTTCTTCTCTATCCCCATCACTAACACCATTgtctccatctccatctttaTCCCCATCATCTGTCTATGAGCCATTACCACCACCTTCTCCATCTCCTTTCACATCCCCATTCCCATCCATacctccatcttcttcttcatatccACCCCCATCTACATCTCCACTACTACCACCTTCTTCATCCCCATCCTCACCTCACTTTCCATCTTTATccccatcttcatctccatcatCACCAAAACCTCCATATCTATCACCATCCTCATTCACACCCCCTGTCAATGAACCCATACCAGCCCATTCTCCATCTTTATCATCCTCTCCATCTCCATCCCCATCTGCAGCTCCATCTCTACCACCATTCCCATCTCCATCCCAAGTTTTATCCCCATCCCCATCACAGGTCAATGAATCACAATTACAACCTTCACCATCTCCATCTCCGTCCTCCTCACCATCTCCATCCCCATCTTCATCTGTAACTCCACTACCACCACCCTTGCCATCTCAATCTCCATCCTCATCCACCTCTCCTTCTCTATCTCCGTCCCCATCTCCATCCATATCCACATCCCCATCATTACCTTCTTCACCATCCCCATCACCATTAAAAGCTCCATCTCCATATATTCATCAATCACCATCACCACCCCCACGATCTTCACCCCCACCACTGCAAtctccaccaccacctcctcccTCTCCTCCCCCACCTAGTTATAAGtctccaccaccacctccaccaTCTCCTCTCTCACCCCCCTACAAGTCTCCACCACTACCTCCTCCATCCCCTTTTCCACCCAGCTACAAGCCTCCACGACCACATAAGCCATCTCCTCACCCACCCCGTTACAAGTCTCCACCACCACCTACGCCATCTCCTCCACCACCCCGTTACAAGTCTCCACCACCACCTAAGCCATCTCCTCCTCCACCCCGATACAAGTCTCCACCACCACCTAAGCCATCTCCTCCACCACCCCGTTACAAGTCTCCACCACCACCTAAGCCATCTCCTCCTCCACCCCGGTACAAGTCTCCACCACCACCTAAGCCATCTCCTCCTCCACCCCAGCACAAGTCTCCACCACCACCTAAGCCATCTCCTCCTCCACCCCGGTACAAGTCTCCACCACCACCTAAGCCATCTCCGCCTCCACCCCGCTACAAGTCTCCACCACCACCTAAGCCATCTCCTCCTCCACCTCGTTACAAGTCTCCACCACCACCTAAGCCATCTCCTCCTCCACCCGGCTACAAGTCTCCACCACCACCTAAGCCATCTCCTCCTCCACCCCGCTACAAGTCTCCCCCACCACCTTCTCCATCTCCACCTCCACCCCGCTACAA ATCTCCACCTCCACCATCAGGCTCATCTCCTCGTACTTAA
- the LOC122292437 gene encoding proline-rich protein 36-like isoform X1, protein MYLNIFSRLCGTFQVLARKMANLWLYLFYALGLFLLATNVVAAIDEPNFVHSPPTNQIRRPPIKVPNLPPAFHNHRQPPPLSPYYKKSPPPPPSHRKSPPPPSPSRRKSPPPPPPYYKKSPPPPPSRRKSPPPPPPYYKRSPPPPPSRRKSPPPPPPYYKKSPPPPPPRHQHHKSPPPPPPYNNNSPPPPPPHNSQMSPPPPMPNSQNSPPPPQLDNQKSPPPPYVSKSPPPPSSSPPPLSPPTPTPSSSPSSSPSPSSEPPLPTSPSSFPPIPLSPSPSSPISFLPPPSPSPSLSPSSPPLPGTEPLLPPYPSPFPSTPLSPNPSSSLSPSTFSLPPPSPSISPSPVNEPLPPPSPSPSPSPSSSPLPNKEPLLPPSLSPISYTPLSPTPSSSLPPSTFPLPPPSLSPSISPSPINEPPPPPSPSPSPSPSSSPLPGIEPLLPPSPSPFSSTPISPNPSSSLSPSLPPLSPSLSPSPVYEPLPSPSSSPSPSPFTSPSTPPSSSSYPSPSTSPLLPPSSSPSPSIEAPLIPSPSPLSSTPPSTPISPNPSSSLSPSLPPLSPSLSPSPVYEPLPSPSSSPSPSPFTSPSTPPSSSSYPPPSTSPLLPPSSSPSPSIEAPLIPSPSPLSSTPPSTPISPNPSSSLSPSLPPLPPSLSLSPVYEPLPSPSSSPSPSPFTSSSTPPSSSSYPPPSTSPLLPPSSSPSPSIEAPLIPSPSPLSSTPPSTPISPNPSSSLSPSLPPLSPSLSPSPVYEPLPSPSSSPSPSPFTSPSTPPSSSSYPPTSTSPLLSPSSSPSPSIEAPLIPSPSPLSSPPPSTPISPNPSSSLSPSLPPLSPSLSPSPVYEPLPSPSSSPSPSPFTSPSTPPSSSSYPPPSTSPLLPPSSSPSPSIEAPLIPSPSPLSSTPPSTPISPNPSSSLSPSLPPLSPSLSPSPVYEPLPSPSSSPSPSLSPFTSPSTPPSSSSYPPPSTSPLLPPSSSPSPSIEAPLIPSPSPLSSTPPSTPISPNPSSSLSPSLPPLSPSLSPSPVYEPLPSPSASPSLSPFTSPSTPPSSSSYPPPSTSPLLPPSSSPSPSIEAPLIPSPSPLSSTPPSTPISPNPSSSLSPSLPPLSPSLSPSPIYKPLPSPSASLSPSPFTSPSTPPSSSSYPPPSTSPLLPPSSSTSPSIEVPLIPSPSPLSSTPISPNPSSSLSPSLTPLSPSPSLSPSSVYEPLPPPSPSPFTSPFPSIPPSSSSYPPPSTSPLLPPSSSPSSPHFPSLSPSSSPSSPKPPYLSPSSFTPPVNEPIPAHSPSLSSSPSPSPSAAPSLPPFPSPSQVLSPSPSQVNESQLQPSPSPSPSSSPSPSPSSSVTPLPPPLPSQSPSSSTSPSLSPSPSPSISTSPSLPSSPSPSPLKAPSPYIHQSPSPPPRSSPPPLQSPPPPPPSPPPPSYKSPPPPPPSPLSPPYKSPPLPPPSPFPPSYKPPRPHKPSPHPPRYKSPPPPTPSPPPPRYKSPPPPKPSPPPPRYKSPPPPKPSPPPPRYKSPPPPKPSPPPPRYKSPPPPKPSPPPPQHKSPPPPKPSPPPPRYKSPPPPKPSPPPPRYKSPPPPKPSPPPPRYKSPPPPKPSPPPPGYKSPPPPKPSPPPPRYKSPPPPSPSPPPPRYKSPPPPSPSPPPPRYKSPPPPSGSSPRT, encoded by the coding sequence ATGTACTTGAATATATTCTCAAGGCTTTGTGGGACTTTTCAAGTGTTGGCTCGAAAAATGGCCAATCTATGGCTTTACCTCTTCTATGCATTGGGATTGTTCTTGTTAGCCACCAATGTAGTAGCAGCCATTGACGAGCCTAACTTCGTCCACTCTCCACCCACTAACCAAATAAGACGGCCACCAATAAAGGTCCCAAACCTGCCACCAGCATTCCACAATCATAGACAACCACCTCCACTATCACCATATTACAAGAAgtctcctccaccaccaccaagtCATCGTAAATCCCCACCTCCGCCATCACCAAGTCGTCGTAAATCCCCACCACCCCCACCACCATACTATAAGAAGtctcctcctccaccaccaAGTCGTCGGAAATCCccaccacctccaccaccatACTACAAGAGGtctcctcctccaccaccaAGTCGTCGTAAATCCCCGCCACCTCCACCACCATACTACAAGaagtctcctcctcctccgcCACCACGCCATCAACATCATAAGTCtccaccacctccaccaccatACAACAATAATTcgcctccaccaccaccaccacataATTCCCAAATGTCCCCACCACCACCAATGCCAAACTCTCAAAACTCCCCTCCTCCACCACAGCTAGACAACCAAAAGTCTCCGCCTCCTCCTTATGTTTCTAAATCTCCTCCTCCACCATCATCATCACCTCCCCCTCTTTCACCACCAACACCAACTCCATCGTCATCTCCATCCTCATCTCCATCACCTAGTAGTGAACCACCATTACCAACTTCTCCATCTTCATTCCCACCCATACCTCTATCTCCATCTCCATCCTCACCTATATCCTTCTTGCCACCACCGTCTCCATCTCCTTCCCTGTCACCATCTTCACCTCCATTACCGGGAACCGAACCACTACTACCACCTTATCCATCTCCGTTCCCATCCACACCTCTATCTCCAAATCCATCTTCATCCTTATCTCCATCTACATTCTCACTACCACCACCATCTCCATCTATATCTCCATCACCTGTCAATGAACCACTGCCACCACCTTCGCCATCTCCTTCCCCCTCACCATCTTCATCCCCATTACCAAACAAGGAACCACTACTACCACCTTCTCTATCTCCAATCTCATATACACCTCTATCTCCAACTCCATCTTCTTCCTTACCTCCATCTACATTCCCACTACCACCACCATCTCTATCTCCATCTATATCCCCATCACCTATCAATGAGCCACCGCCACCACCTTCTCCATCTCCTTCCCCCTCACCATCTTCATCCCCATTACCTGGCATCGAACCACTCCTACCACCTTCTCCATCTCCATTCTCATCCACACCTATATCTCCAAATCCATCTTCTTCTCTATCCCCATCGCTACCACCATTGTCACCATCTTTATCCCCATCACCTGTCTATGAGCCATTACCATCACCTTCttcatctccatctccatctccttTCACATCCCCATCCAcacctccatcttcttcttcatatccATCCCCATCCACATCTCCACTACTACCACCTTCTTCATCCCCATCACCTAGCATTGAAGCACCTCTAATACCTTCTCCATCTCCATTATCGTCCACACCACCATCCACACCTATATCTCCAAATCCATCTTCTTCTCTATCCCCATCGCTACCACCATTGTCACCATCTTTATCCCCATCACCTGTCTATGAGCCATTACCATCACCTTCttcatctccatctccatctccttTCACATCCCCATCCAcacctccatcttcttcttcatatccACCCCCATCCACATCTCCACTACTACCACCTTCTTCATCCCCATCACCTAGCATTGAAGCACCTCTAATACCTTCTCCATCTCCATTATCTTCCACACCACCATCCACACCTATATCTCCAAATCCATCTTCTTCTCTATCCCCATCGCTACCACCATTGCCACCATCTTTATCCCTATCACCTGTCTATGAGCCATTACCATCACCTTCttcatctccatctccatctccttTCACATCCTCATCCAcacctccatcttcttcttcatatccACCCCCATCCACATCTCCACTACTACCACCTTCTTCATCCCCATCACCTAGCATTGAAGCACCTCTAATACCTTCTCCATCTCCATTATCGTCCACACCACCATCCACACCTATATCTCCAAATCCATCTTCTTCTCTATCCCCATCGCTACCACCATTGTCACCATCTTTATCCCCATCACCTGTCTATGAGCCATTACCATCACCTTCttcatctccatctccatctccttTCACATCCCCATCCAcacctccatcttcttcttcatatccACCCACATCCACATCTCCACTACTATCACCTTCTTCATCCCCATCACCTAGCATTGAAGCACCTCTAATACCTTCTCCATCTCCATTATCGTCCCCACCACCATCCACACCTATATCTCCAAATCCATCTTCTTCTCTATCCCCATCGCTACCACCATTGTCACCATCTTTATCCCCATCACCTGTCTATGAGCCATTACCATCACCTTCttcatctccatctccatctccttTCACATCCCCATCCAcacctccatcttcttcttcatatccACCCCCATCCACATCTCCACTACTACCACCTTCTTCATCCCCATCACCTAGCATTGAAGCACCGCTAATACCTTCTCCATCTCCATTATCGTCCACACCACCATCCACACCTATATCTCCAAATCCATCTTCTTCTCTATCCCCATCACTACCACCATTGTCACCATCTTTATCCCCATCACCTGTCTATGAGCCATTACCATCACCTTCttcatctccatctccatctctaTCTCCTTTCACATCCCCATCCAcacctccatcttcttcttcatatccACCCCCATCCACATCTCCACTACTACCACCTTCTTCATCCCCATCACCTAGCATTGAAGCACCTCTAATACCTTCTCCATCTCCATTATCATCCACACCACCATCCACACCTATATCTCCAAATCCATCTTCTTCTCTATCCCCATCGCTACCACCATTGTCACCATCTTTATCCCCATCACCTGTCTATGAGCCATTACCATCACCTTCTGCATCTCCATCTCTATCTCCTTTCACATCCCCATCCAcacctccatcttcttcttcatatccACCCCCATCCACATCTCCACTACTACCACCTTCTTCATCCCCATCACCTAGCATTGAAGCACCTCTAATACCTTCTCCATCTCCATTATCATCCACACCACCATCCACACCTATATCTCCAAATCCATCTTCTTCTCTATCCCCATCGCTACCACCATTGTCACCATCTTTATCCCCATCACCTATCTATAAGCCATTACCATCACCTTCTGCATCTCTATCTCCATCTCCTTTCACATCCCCATCCACACCTccgtcttcttcttcatatccACCCCCATCCACATCTCCACTACTACCACCTTCTTCATCCACATCACCTAGCATTGAAGTACCTCTAATACCTTCTCCTTCTCCATTATCATCCACACCTATATCTCCAAATCCGTCTTCTTCTCTATCCCCATCACTAACACCATTgtctccatctccatctttaTCCCCATCATCTGTCTATGAGCCATTACCACCACCTTCTCCATCTCCTTTCACATCCCCATTCCCATCCATacctccatcttcttcttcatatccACCCCCATCTACATCTCCACTACTACCACCTTCTTCATCCCCATCCTCACCTCACTTTCCATCTTTATccccatcttcatctccatcatCACCAAAACCTCCATATCTATCACCATCCTCATTCACACCCCCTGTCAATGAACCCATACCAGCCCATTCTCCATCTTTATCATCCTCTCCATCTCCATCCCCATCTGCAGCTCCATCTCTACCACCATTCCCATCTCCATCCCAAGTTTTATCCCCATCCCCATCACAGGTCAATGAATCACAATTACAACCTTCACCATCTCCATCTCCGTCCTCCTCACCATCTCCATCCCCATCTTCATCTGTAACTCCACTACCACCACCCTTGCCATCTCAATCTCCATCCTCATCCACCTCTCCTTCTCTATCTCCGTCCCCATCTCCATCCATATCCACATCCCCATCATTACCTTCTTCACCATCCCCATCACCATTAAAAGCTCCATCTCCATATATTCATCAATCACCATCACCACCCCCACGATCTTCACCCCCACCACTGCAAtctccaccaccacctcctcccTCTCCTCCCCCACCTAGTTATAAGtctccaccaccacctccaccaTCTCCTCTCTCACCCCCCTACAAGTCTCCACCACTACCTCCTCCATCCCCTTTTCCACCCAGCTACAAGCCTCCACGACCACATAAGCCATCTCCTCACCCACCCCGTTACAAGTCTCCACCACCACCTACGCCATCTCCTCCACCACCCCGTTACAAGTCTCCACCACCACCTAAGCCATCTCCTCCTCCACCCCGATACAAGTCTCCACCACCACCTAAGCCATCTCCTCCACCACCCCGTTACAAGTCTCCACCACCACCTAAGCCATCTCCTCCTCCACCCCGGTACAAGTCTCCACCACCACCTAAGCCATCTCCTCCTCCACCCCAGCACAAGTCTCCACCACCACCTAAGCCATCTCCTCCTCCACCCCGGTACAAGTCTCCACCACCACCTAAGCCATCTCCGCCTCCACCCCGCTACAAGTCTCCACCACCACCTAAGCCATCTCCTCCTCCACCTCGTTACAAGTCTCCACCACCACCTAAGCCATCTCCTCCTCCACCCGGCTACAAGTCTCCACCACCACCTAAGCCATCTCCTCCTCCACCCCGCTACAAGTCTCCCCCACCACCTTCTCCATCTCCACCTCCACCCCGCTACAAATCTCCCCCACCACCTTCTCCATCTCCACCTCCACCCCGCTACAAATCTCCACCTCCACCATCAGGCTCATCTCCTCGTACTTAA